TGGGTTTTGTTTCATCAGGGGTTTCTCTTTTGAGGGCATCTGTTTGTTTTCAGGATGTTCATCTAAATCTCATTTGCCTGCCACCAAGCACCCATCACCTAGTCAAGCCGAACCCTCAGGTCCGCCAACTCGATTTCCTGCCCGGAACTGTCAGTGATTATCACCTTGACGGGTTCCTCCGCACTCTTTGGAACAAACTCTACAGTGGGTGCCTGATCATCGCCGTCATCCCACCATTGCTTCATTGCAAGAAACACAACCCCGAGCTGTCGTCCGCGTTCTGTCAGCCGATATGCCTGCCGCGCGCGCGCTCCGTCCTCACGATATTCGAATCGTTCCAGCAGCCCTGCTTCGACAAGTTTGGACAGCCGTGAGGTTAAAATAGAGCGAGGGACACCGATGTCGGCCTGCATATCTGCAAAGCGCATAACCCCATAAAACGCCTCTCGCAGGATCAAGAGTGACCAGCGATCTCCAAGGATTTCCGAAGCTTTTGCCATGCCACAACGATCAAGGGGAACCGGAGCACGGGCACGAATTGGATGGGGTCTCTCATCTGGGTTTGACATTTAGACTCAGGCCTGTAATTGATAACTGAGTTCAAAAAATAGACTCAGGAAATTGTGATGTCCAATCTTAATGCGAATAAACCCTCCATGATTCAGGATGATCCGCTGGATGATTTCACCTCGCGCCAGCTGACTTTGCTGGATCAGACCAAGACAGTATATGTTTCAGGGTTCGGCCCTGCGGTGGTCGTGATGCATGAGATGCCTGGCATTTCACCCCAAGTCGCGCGGTTTGCCCGCTGGGTCAGAGACGCAGGCTTTACGGTTTACATGCCATCCCTCTTTGGTCGTGACGGAGCGGTCCCACAGCCGGAAGAAGGTGGGCAGATATTCCAGCGCGTATGTGTGTCGCGTGAGTTTCGCGTGATGGCGGGCGGCGGGACAAGCCCGGTTGTTGCATGGCTCAGAGCTTTGGCAACGCAGGCCCATCAGGAATGCGGCGGGCCGGGGGTCGGTGCCGTTGGAATGTGCTTCACAGGAAACTTTGCGATATCCATGATGATTGAACCAGCCATGATTGCAGCGGTAGCCTGCCAGCCGTCGCTACCACTGGACAATCCATCTGCGATCGAAATGTCTGATGAAGATGCCAAGGCCGTGTCCGAACGACTGGTGCATGACAACCTCACGGTGAAAGCCTATCGGTTCGATGGAGACAAATATTGCATGGCTTCAAGGTTTGAGACCTATGAAAAGAAGCTCGGCGCGCGTTTTAATGCCCGGGTTCTGCCGGACAGCGCCGCGAACCCTGAAACCTCCCCCTTCTTTGCTCAGTTTATTCAATCACCACATAGCGTTGTAACCCAACACCTTATCGACCGGGATGGAGAGGCAACACTGGCAGCCCGGGATGAGATAATCGAATACCTGCAAATCGCTCTAATAGAATCTTGATGGAAGCAAAATTATTGAACTTACCAGTCGCGAACGCGCCGATGGATCGCTTCCTGTCAAGAATTGCGTGGTCGGAGTTAGAAGCTAGGGAGGGCCAGATACGAAACGGCTGAGGATGGTATGGTTATTGATCTCTGACTTAGACAATGCGCGCTTCCAAACTACCATTTGCCATTATCCAGAGACGATACTGCACTGCCTCGCGAATTTTTAAGCTTCCGCAGAAAACTAGACGATACGGGCGTACTCAGCATGAAGTAGAGAGGCCGGGTGAGAGCCCGTAATCAGATTTCGCCGATTGTCGGAACATGATGCCAGAATCTGGTATGAGGTCGCTGATTTCGACGGGCACAATGCAGCATTTCTATTCGCCCGACGCGGCTAAGCAGCAACGGCACACGGCAGACTTGACAGAAACCAATTGTTTCAAATCAAGTGGCTGAGATCCTGAACACGGCTTCAATCTCAACCATCGCATTTCCCGGAAGACTCGAGCTGCCGACTGCGAAGCGCACATGTTCAGCAACTTCAGAGCCAAAGACTTCCACCATGAAGTCCGATGCCCCATTTACGACTTTGGGGTGATCTGCAAACTCTGGAACTGCATTGACGAAAGCGCCTAGTTTCAGGAGCTTTTCGACCCGATCAAGATCACCAAGCGCTGCTTTAGCTCGGGCGAGAAGGCCAATTGCACAATGCCTTGCCGCCTCAACTCCTTGCTCAATCGTTGCGGATTGACCTAGCTTTCCGCGTTGAATGTTCCCGGCCACATCAACCGAGATTTGACCGGAAATATAGAGATAGTCTCCATCTATCAGGTAGGGTGCAAAATTACCGAGTGGACGTGGGGGCTCAGGAATCTCGATGCCAAGTTCACTCAACCTATTCTCTACTTGGCTCATTTCGTTTCTTCTCTCAATAAAGTAGTTCAACTCTTGGTCTGATAGCTTGAATAGTGACTGCTGGAAACCGTCTTAAACGGAACCTTGAATTACATCTGCAAATGGCACCAAAGTCAGCTGCCCTTGATTTCGTGGTCTAAGAATCATTGCGCACCGCATGAATGACCGGAATTGCTGTTGCGCCGCGATACGAGAGTTTGGTCGGCCGCAGAAAAATCCACTCTGGGAGCGCATGCAGTACGATAATCGAATTCACAGGTCGGGCTCTTCGCGGCCTAATGCGTTTGCAGAGAAACAGGGTCGCAACAACTTCGCACATCGGCCACTCAACTGGATGCTATGCTCTCGTTGTCAGCGCGGTGCTGATGTCTGGGTTTGGAGGAAGGATTGGAGGGTATATTGCGCCAGGAGTCCAACTACCCGCAGTCACCCCAAAACAGAGAGCATGGAACAAGGGACGGATCATCAGTCAGAAACGTCCGCTGCCTCCCAAACAAGTATGGGCCATAGACAGATGTCGGTTTTCAATATGTCCGTTCTTGATCGTCCTGACCCGTAGTCCCAAACGTTCAGTCAACGCACAAACCGAAAGGTTTGGTCAAAGTCACCGCCATTGGACCACGAAAACAAGCAGGGGTCCGTGTTGCGCAAGAATGGGTTGATATCAATCAGACGCATGTTTGGTTCTACGGCGACATCAACAATGGCATCATCCACCGGAAGCGAACCAGCGATGGATGTGACAAAGTCCGCGATGCGGCCGGCCAAAAGGTCCGCCTGTGACGCGATTTCGGGGTATTTGACCGTGCAATTATATTGGCTGATGCCAATGATCTTGCGGTCTTTTACAAACACCCGAAACTCGGCGTAATTAGGGATGTCATGCCATTCCCGCAGATACATTATGCACGCGAAATCGTTGCGCAGAGCGCTGCGTAAAATAGAATGCACCCGTGCATTGGGCGACAAAACGCAGTCAAGAAAAGTCTCGAATGAAGAAACCGGTTTTACTGGCTCGCGAGGGCGCTTGAAACTCAACAGGCCGAGCCTTGGCAGAACTTGCCCAAAATCCCCAAGTGCAATTTCAACCGTGTCGCGCAACTCTTCTGAAATGAAATCCTCTGCGGGTGGCTTGCGCTCCCTCTGGACTGGTCTGGTGAACGCCAGCAGCACGTTCGCCTGCAGTTCGCTCAGTTCAATCTGCTCGACCCTGAATGACACATCATGCAACGGCTGTGGCCATTGCTCCATACTGCACGCGAGGAACGGCCACCTGTGCCCCATCAGAGCGTTTTGACCCGTTCCTGAATTTCTGCATCCAGGTCAAAGAGGCCATCCAGAAAGGCGTCAAAGCTCTTGGCTACAAAAGCAAGCGGCACTTCCATACCTTGGTCCACGATGTCTTCTGCGCCATGTAGGATGAGATGATACACCCAGCCATGCGTTTCGCCGGGCCGGAAATCCATGACCAAAGTCCCTAGTGATGAAGCTCCAATTTCAAAGTGTCCTTCCGTGAGGTAATCGGCGCGCCGCCAATTGGAATCAAAGAAATTGAGGCCTTTGGCCGTCTCATCCAAAAGATACGTATACCGAAAGCGATCTCGTGGATCGGTAATCATATGATCATCAAGATCGAGGCCTAATTCGATCACCTTGAGATCAAGCGGGTTATAGCGATACCTGTATCCCCGTGGCGTGACTTCTATCGCATGATACTGACGATACCACTTTGCCAGCTCTTCTGGCATCGCATAGCCATATTTCTTTTCGACGGCCTCAATTTGTGCATCTGTGGCGGGCGGGCGGAAAAATGGGCTGTCTTCTTCAATTGGAGCAACAGTTATGCCCGCATTTGAACCTTTGATTTGGGTGCTCATCTCAAAACTCCTGTGCAACGTCTTTTGGCATATCGTGGAACAGATTTCCGCCATCATGTGGGACCAGATTTTGATGATCCGTGGTGTTCATCAGATACATGCTTGTCCCATCATCGCCGTGGTGCCAACTATAGTCACGAGGGGTGCTCACCCGACCGGATGCCCCATTGGCAAGCGCTTCATCAAGGGTGCGGTCCCCGGTCACCTTGATATCTACGACATTTGGATGCCCTGAGTGTAGATATTGCGCCATGTCAGGGTGTTCCATATCCGGATAGCCTTCTTTGAAGTGGTATGTCGATGTTGTGCCATCTGGATTGTCCACTTCATATTTGCCGTGACCAGGATTGTCCGGATCTTCCCATCTCCCTTTCTTCGGAACGCGAGACCCGCATTTCGTATTGCACCTTGCGCATAATCTACGCTTGAGCTCTCCGCCCGCCTCCTGCGCTTGCCGACGCAACTCTTTGACATGGGTCGCAGCTGCGCGCCTTGAGTCGATCATGCGCCGGGTCAGTGCGCTGCTTCGTGTGACCAGGCTGGCGATCCGGCGACCACGCCGCCATTGACGCAGCCCCATTTGCAGGCCGCGCACGGGCTTTCCGACCAAATCGCCAGCGTAGGGCACCGCAGAAACGCCGTCGAAAAAGGCACCAAAATAGTCACCTCGCGCATAACTGATCGACGCATTCAAAAAATCCGCTGTTGGGCTGGGATCGAGAATGCCGCCTGCCCCAATCAAGGCCTATGATGCATCCAGTACCGCATCCGCGTCGAGCCGGGAAAGTTGCTGAGTGATATCTGTGAATTCACTTTCAAGGCGCGCGTAGTCAGTGTTGTCTAGCGCGTTACTCATACGGCTTCCTTTGCTTCGATCTCATCGCAGAGTGATGGGTCAAAGTTTTCGTCCCAAAAAGCAATGTCGTGATCTATGTCAAGTGCGGCAGTGACGGCAATTTCGCGCCAGTCATCGGCCCGTTCATTTGCAAACAGCATTTCAATTTTGTCGTCTTCAGATCGGGAGGAATGCAAGATTTCTTGCATCTTGTGATGTTCATGAAACCGTGGAGAGGCGCTAACCATCGCCCAAGAAAATGCTCCAATGTATTCCGCATTTGCAATGCCATACTTGGCCGATGTGCGAATGCAGACATCTGCAAAAGCCTCAAGCGCGAGAGGCGACATATGCCAGTAGTCGCTGGCGTGCTCGTGGAAATACGCCGCGAGTGAGCGCCGCAGCCCCACCTGATCCAGCGCCGCGAAGAGCCCCATTTGACCTTTTTTAGTTGCATTTAACATCAACTCCAGAGTCAAAACACGTCTCAGTTGTACCTAAATAATAAGTTACTCATAACTTCAAGTATCCCATTGGGCTCTGGACCCATTGCAAGTGAGGATTGAATCATGGCTATCCGACAAGCTGACATTCACACCATGGCAACTAACTCACGCTGACTTCGCGCGACTTCCAACCTTTACCCGTCGTACAACCATGAGGACGTTCGGACCGGTCATTGGCGCGGCCACAATGAAAGTCTGGACTTTTCCGTGTCTCCCGAGTGCAACCTATCTGAAGCGAAAGTGCGGCTTTGGTTCAGGCGGGAATTTCACCTGCGCATGACCGGTCTGGCGATATGCGCTGCGACGCGACAGTAAGGTTGCTGCGGATGCGAACGGATGCTGCGTCAGCGAAGGGTCAAAATCGAATGACGGCAAAGTCCCGCACGGCCGACCTTGAGATTTCAAGAACGCCAATCCATCCTGACTAAAATCATCGGATGACCGTTTGGAGCCCAAAGTGTTTCATGCTGCGTTGCGCGCGAATGGCCGCTTAAAGAAGTTCTGGGAGTTCTGGCTCGGCTTGTTGCTCGTATGTTTGGAAGACGATTGGTGTTTCGGCACGCGTGTCCCGCAACTCTGGTACACGACCAGCTTCAACGAACCTGCCCATATAGAACAACCCGTCATAGTATCTCGACGCTGGATATCCGTTCAGTTCGGGACTGTCTGCCGAGAGCCTAATAGCCGTATCGGCCATCTTGGCGCACGATATCGAGGCGCGAGCGTCAAACGAAACAGGATCGAGCGTAAAGCCAAAACACCCATTTTGCCCTTCATGGACAACATAAGTGCCTGAAGAGACGAGATATAGATGGGAGCCTCGCCACCATCCTGTATCTTCAAAAAGGTCGATGGAGGCCGCCGTATCACCGTCATTAATGGCGAATTTTCTGTTCCAGTCGCTGTGAATACCGAACATGGGCGTCACAGACATACTTACAGTCCCGCTGCCAGGAATGTTGGCGATAGCTACGTACTCTGAAGAGCAAGCTGATAGCGCTAAGATCATACCGACAGCGCCAGTGAAATTACCGAATTTGCTAAAAGTCATTGTCCGTCATTAGTTACCTAAAACAGACATCGGCGCAAGCGTGGCGAAATGGGGCTTTGTCCCGCTCTCCGGACCTTAACCGGCCGCGCCTCAGCCCTATCCGCTCGCATTGCGCACGGCGGATTTGAGCCCAAGACGGCCATGTTGACCGGTCTGCGTAAGCCTTTTCTTATTCGTGCCTGTCTGAATACAGGATCACCAAGTACCGCTTTCGGTACGCACCGGTTGATGAGGGTGCCGCCCTTTTTGTTGTCGATGAAACCGACCAGACCCCGCGCGCGACACCCTCGACTGGCGAAGGCAGCGTTTCCACCGTCATGCGCCAGAGCTTGATCGCGAGCTTGCGGGCTACGGCAACAATGGCCTTCTGCCCGATCCCATGCTTCGCGAAATGGTGATTGTAGATGGCCTTGGCCGCTGGGTCGTGCCAGATCCAGGGACAGGTGTAAGTCTCTACAGTCCCGTCTTCTGAATTAAATAGCGCGACTGAATAGGTCCGCTTGTGAACACCCAGACCAACGTAGATTGGCCGATCTTCAGCGAGTGACAAACAGCGAAATAGGTGTTGCTTTCTTGACCATGCTGGAAACCCCTTGGTTTGGGATATCCCGGCATCACAACAGTCAGCCGCGCCACCGTCCAGCATGGTATTTTCTATCGGCGGGTCTGGCCTGACTTCAGCCGCCCAACTGTGGGCGCATCGCCTGATAAATCACCGCCGTGGCCACATTCGCAAGGTTCAGCGAACGCACCCGCTTGTCCAGCATCGGCAGATGAAACACCCGATCTTCCGCCCCATCGATCACCGATGCCGGCAACCCTGCGGATTCACAGCCAAACACCAGATAGGCATCCGGTCGATAGTCAGGGGCATATAGGCTCTGCGCCCCATGTTCCTCAAAGAAATACAAGCTTTCCCGGAGCGGTTTGCGCGCATCCAGAAAGCTTTGCCAATTGTCATATTCGCTTAGGTTTACATGTTTCCAGTAATCCGTTCCGGCGCGGCGCACCGATTTCTCATCCAGCGAAAACCCATAGGGTTTGATCAGGATCAGCTCAAGGTTCAGCGCCACACAGGTCCGCCCGATTGCACCGGTATTATAGGGGATTTCCGGCGTGACCAGCACCATCTTCATAGCTGCATCTGACATAGAACCACCGGCTTTCTCGCTCAAGGATGGCCCCCTCTAGCGCAACAGGGCAGGTGTTAACAGCCGCAACTGCGCACGGGCCGCCGCCCTCTGCCAGTGCATCACTTCACCTGCATCCTTTCGATCATCCCCAACACCATCCGGCGCGGCAACAGCGGGATCACCCAATTGACCAACAGCCCCAGCCCCACTTCGTTTACCGTCACCAACACGCCGCGCATCATCGCGTCATAACCATGTTGCGCCACCGACGCCGCACTTTTGCCGCCCCCCGAAACCAGCTTGGTTCCACCCAGATTTGCACGATCCGCAAAGCCCGTTTCAACATAACCCGGTGCCAAAAGCGTCACGCTCACCCCGGTGCCTTTCAGCTCCTGTGCCAGCGCCTGAGAGAAGGATTGTACAAACGCCTTTGTCGCAAAATACACCGCCTGATTTGGCCCCGGCATGAACCCGGCAGTAGAGCCGACATTCAAGATCCGCCCTGCCCCCTGCGCCACCATGTCAGCCGCCACCAGATGGCAAAGCGTCACCAACGCCTTTACGTTCAGGTCGATCATTGCCATTTCATCCTCCAACGGCCGGTCTAGATGCCGTCCCTGTCCGCCAAATCCGGCATTGTTGATCAACACATCCACCGACAACCCGGCTGCCTTCACGCGCTCATTTAACACCTGCGCCGCACCCGCGGCCCCCAGATCAAGAGCGATGACATGGGCCGTGATGTGAAACTGTTGCTCCAGCTCGGTCTTCAGCACCTCCAGCGCCTCCCCCCGCCGGGCCGTTAGGATGACGTCTCCTCCTTTGGATGCATGATACCCTGCGAATTCCCGTCCAATACCGGACGATGCGCCCGTCACCAGTGCCGTGTTTCCCATTGCCTTATCCCCTTTTGGTTCCTGACAGGTGATGTATCCTGAGCGTCGATTGCAACCCCTGCTCCCGTCACACAAAGGAACCGCCATGATCATCCACCGCGCCGGATCACGCCCTTCCACTGTACCCAACCCGGACTATTTCACGGGCACCGTACGGATGGACCCGCTGATCAATACCCCTGCCCCCGCGCGGCTCAACGCGCTTTCGGTCACCTTTGAACCGGGCGCACGCACCGCATGGCACACTCATCCGCTGGGCCAGACGCTGATTGTCACTGCTGGGGCCGGGCTTGCACAAAAAGCAGGAGAGCCCGTGCAGCGCATTCATCCCGGTGATGTGATCTGGTTCGCCCCCGGCGAAAAACACTGGCACGGCGCGACACCTGATTGCGCTCTGACCCATATCGCTCTGCAAGAAGCCCAAGACGGTTCGGCGGCGGATTGGCTGGAACAGGTCACAGAGGCGGAATATCGCGGCTAAAGGTTAGACATATCCACGCCACCACAGCCAGCCGACAAAGGCCACAACCACAAGCAACAGATTGAAAACAACCGTCCCCGCCAGCCCCAGCAGCTTGCCCTTGCGCTGGTCGGCCACATCAATTTCCCGCAGATGGGCCATCACAACGTCATGGGCCTGCCTCACCGCGGTTTCATCCACCAGACGGGACAGCTTTGGATGCCCTGCCTGTTGCTCTGCCGCAATCAATGTCCTGATCTGGGTCTGTACCCGTTTTGGCAATCGCCGCCCTGCACGCGCCAGCATCTTTTCCAACCGCGCATGTTTGATGCCGAACTTAAGCGTCAGCAACTCCTGCACGGCGGCAACCTTACCTGCGATATCTTTGGCATCCATCATCGCGCCACTTAAACCCACTGGCACAGAGGCCGCAATGGCGCTACCCCTTCTAACATGCTCACCTATTCCGAATATGGCACCGCCAGCGCCGACCACCCCTCCCTGATCATTGCCCATGGCCTCTATGGCTCCGGGCGCAACTGGGGTGTGATCGCCAAACGTCTCTCCGATACCCGCCACGTGATCACACCGGACATGCGCAACCACGGCACCAGCCCGCGTGCCGCCAGCCAAAGCTACCCGGATATGGCGGGCGATCTTGCCGAAGTGATCCAGAAGATCGGCGGTCCTGTGGACCTTGTCGGCCATTCCATGGGCGGCAAAACCGCCATGACCCTCGCCCTCACAAAGCCCGAATTGATCAACCGTCTGATCATCGCCGACATCGCCCCTGTCGCCTATGGCCACACCCAACAGGGCATGATCGACGCCATGCGCAGCGTGGATCTCTCCACCCTCACCCGCCGCTCCGACGCCGAATCACAACTGGCTGCCGCCGGCGTTGAACCCGCACTGCAAAGCTTCTTCACCCAGTCACTCGACGTGCCAAATAAATCATGGCGGCTGAACCTAGATGTGCTTGAAGCGGAAATGGAGAAAATCATCGGCTGGCCCGAAGAGATCACCGGCCCCTTTGACGGCCCAACCTTCTTTCTCTCCGGCGCTGCAAGCGATTACGTTTTGCCCGAGCACCGACAAAAGATCAAAACACTCTTCCCACAGGCCCGTTTCGCCAAAATCCCCGATGCCGCCCATTGGCTACATGCTGAAAAACCCCGCGCATTCGAAGCCTCGGTCCGTGCTTTCCTCGACGCTTGAACCCTTCTTCTCCTCTTTTTGGCCTTATATCCTGCGGGGAGTCGATCTCTGATCGACGGGGCAGCGCCCCACATAAACCCGGCTCTCACCCGCCGTTGCACAAGACAGAGGTTCGAACCCCCTTGCACCCGACCGCCCCATCCCTATAACGCGATAAATTTGCATATTTATGGGGGCACCGATGCCAAAGCGTACCGACATCAAATCGATCATGATCATTGGTGCAGGCCCCATTGTCATCGGACAGGCTTGCGAATTCGACTACTCCGGTGCACAGGCCTGTAAAGCGCTGAAAGAAGAGGGGTATCGCGTCATCCTCGTCAACTCCAACCCGGCAACAATCATGACCGATCCGGGGCTGGCAGACGCAACCTACATCGAACCGATCACCCCTGAAATCGTCGCCAAAATCATCGAGAAAGAACGCCCCGACGCGCTTTTGCCCACCATGGGTGGTCAAACTGGCCTCAACACCTCGCTGGCGCTTGAGGAAAACGGCGTATTGGCGAAATTCAACGTCGAAATGATTGGTGCGAAACGTGAAGCCATCGAAATGGCCGAAGACCGCAAATTGTTCCGTGATGCCATGGACCGGCTTGGCATCGAAAACCCGCGCGCAACTATTTGCACCGCCCCAAAAGACGCCGATGGCAAGAAGGATCTTGCCGCAGGTGTGGCCATCGCACTGGAATCACTTGAGGAAATCGGCCTTCCGGCCATCATCCGCCCGGCTTTCACCATGGGGGGCACCGGCGGTGGTGTGGCCTATAACCGCGAAGATTACGAATTTTTCTGCCGCTCGGGCATGGATGCCTCTCCAGTGGGCCAGATCCTGATCGACGAATCGCTTCTGGGTTGGAAAGAATTCGAGATGGAGGTGGTGCGCGACACCGCCGATAACGCCATCATCGTCTGCGCCATCGAAAACGTCGATCCCATGGGCGTGCATACCGGTGATTCGATCACCGTGGCACCGGCGCTGACCCTGACCGACAAAGAATACCAGATCATGCGCAACCACTCGATCGCCGTGCTGCGTGAAATCGGCGTGGAAACCGGCGGTTCCAACGTGCAATGGGCCGTGAACCCCGCGGATGGCCGTATGGTTGTAATCGAAATGAACCCGCGGGTGTCGCGCTCTTCCGCCCTCGCCTCGAAAGCCACCGGTTTTCCAATTGCCAAGATCGCGGCAAAACTCGCGGTGGGCTTCACGCTGGACGAGCTGGACAATGACATCACCGGTGTCACCCCTGCCTCCTTCGAGCCGACCATCGATTATGTCGTCACCAAAATCCCGAAATTCGCTTTTGAGAAATTCCCCGGCTCCGAGCCCTACCTGACCACTGCCATGAAATCCGTCGGCGAAGCCATGTCGATTGGCCGCACCATCCATGAATCCATGCAAAAGGCGCTGGCAAGCATGGAATCTGGCCTGACCGGATTTGACGAAATCGACATTCCCGGTGCGCCTGACAAGGCTGCGATTGTTTCCGCGATCAGCAAACAAACCCCGGACCGGTTGCGCACCATTGCACAGGCCATGCGGCACGGCATGTCCAACGACGACATCCATGGCACCACCATGTTTGATCCATGGTTCCTGGATCGTATCCGCGAGATCATCGACGCCGAAGAGGGCGTGCGGACCAACGGTCTGCCAACTGATGAGGCCGGCCTGCGCCAACTTAAAATGATGGGTTTCACCGACGCTCGGCTTGCGAAACTGACAGGTCAGTCCGAAACCGCTGTCCGCAATCAGCGCATCAATGCGGGTGTGACCGCCGTCTTCAAACGCATCGACACCTGTGCCGCCGAATTCGAGGCGCAGACCCCTTATATGTATTCCACCTATGAGGCCCCAATGATGGGCGAGGTCGAATGCGAAGCCCGCCCCTCTGACCGCAAGAAAGTGGTTATCCTTGGCGGTGGCCCCAACCGGATTGGTCAGGGGATCGAATTTGACTATTGCTGCTGTCACGCCTGCTACGCGCTGACCGACGCGGGCTATGAAACCATCATGGTCAACTGCAACCCGGAAACGGTTTCGACCGATTACGACACTTCGGATCGCTTATATTTTGAGCCGCTGACCTTCGAACATGTGATGGAAATCATGCGGGTCGAACAGGAAAACGGCACCCTGCACGGGGTGATTGTCCAGTTCGGTGGCCAGACGCCGCTGAAACTTGCCAATGCCCTGCAAGAGGCTGGCATCCCGATCCTTGGCACCACACCGGATGCGATTGATTTGGCCGAAGACCGCGAACGTTTTCAACAACTTGTCCAAAAACTTGGCCTGAAACAGCCCCATAACGGCATTGCCTCCACCGATGAAGAAGCCTTGAAAATCGCCGAAGAAATCGGCTTCCCGCTGGTGATCCGCCCCTCTTATGTTCTGGGTGGGCGCGCCATGGAAATCGTGCGCGACATGGCCCAGCTTGAACGCTACATCCGCGAGGCCGTGGTTGTGTCAGGTGACAGCCCCGTCTTGCTCGACAGCTACCTGTCCGGTGCTGTTGAACTTGACGTGGATGCCCTGTGTGACGGCAAAGACGTGCATGTCGCAGGCATCATGCAACACATTGAAGAGGCTGGCGTGCACTCGGGTGACTCCGCCTGTTCCCTGCCGCCCTACTCGCTTGATCAATCCATCATCGATGAGGTCACCAAACAGACCAAAGCCCTGGCACTGGCGCTGAATGTGGTTGGCCTGATGAACATCCAGTTCGCGGTCAAAGATGGTGCGGTCTACCTGATCGAGGTGAACCCCCGCGCCTCGCGCACCGTGCCTTTTGTGGCCAAGGCCACCGACAGCGCCATTGCCAGCATCGCGGCCCGCATCATGGCCGGTGAACCGCTCAGCAACTTCCCGCTGCGCGCGCCCTACCCGGAACAATCCGCCTATTCCGATACCCTGCCTTTGGGCGATCCAATGACACTGGCCGACCCGAACATGCCGTGGTTCTCAGTCAAGGAAGCCGTGCTGCCTTTCGCCCGCTTCCCCGGCGTCGACACGTTGCTTGGACCCGAAATGCGCTCTACCGGTGAAGTCATGGGCTGGGACCGCGATTTCCCCCGTGCCTTCCTCAAAGCGCAGATGGGTGCCGGCACCCTGTTGCCCCGCGGCGGCTGCGCCTTCCTGTCGATCAAGGAGATGGACAAGACGCCCGAGATGCTGTCAGCCGCGCAAATCCTGATCGAACAGGGGTTCAGCATTGTGGCAACCCGTGGCACGGCAACTTGGCTGGCCTCACAGGACATCCCCTGCCAGACCGTGAACAAGGTCTATGAAGGACGTCCCGACATCACCGACATGATGAAAGACGAAGCCATTCATCTGGTGTTGAACACCACCGAAGGCGCACAGGCGGTTGAGGACAGCAAGTCCATCCGCTCCATCGCCCTGTTCGACAAAATCCCGTATTTCACCACTGCCGCAGGGGCCTATGCCGCCGCATTGGCCATCAAAGCGCAGGCGGAAGATGAAATTGGTGTGAAAGCATTGCAGGGCTAACACCTGCCCCGA
This DNA window, taken from Sulfitobacter pacificus, encodes the following:
- the carB gene encoding carbamoyl-phosphate synthase large subunit; its protein translation is MPKRTDIKSIMIIGAGPIVIGQACEFDYSGAQACKALKEEGYRVILVNSNPATIMTDPGLADATYIEPITPEIVAKIIEKERPDALLPTMGGQTGLNTSLALEENGVLAKFNVEMIGAKREAIEMAEDRKLFRDAMDRLGIENPRATICTAPKDADGKKDLAAGVAIALESLEEIGLPAIIRPAFTMGGTGGGVAYNREDYEFFCRSGMDASPVGQILIDESLLGWKEFEMEVVRDTADNAIIVCAIENVDPMGVHTGDSITVAPALTLTDKEYQIMRNHSIAVLREIGVETGGSNVQWAVNPADGRMVVIEMNPRVSRSSALASKATGFPIAKIAAKLAVGFTLDELDNDITGVTPASFEPTIDYVVTKIPKFAFEKFPGSEPYLTTAMKSVGEAMSIGRTIHESMQKALASMESGLTGFDEIDIPGAPDKAAIVSAISKQTPDRLRTIAQAMRHGMSNDDIHGTTMFDPWFLDRIREIIDAEEGVRTNGLPTDEAGLRQLKMMGFTDARLAKLTGQSETAVRNQRINAGVTAVFKRIDTCAAEFEAQTPYMYSTYEAPMMGEVECEARPSDRKKVVILGGGPNRIGQGIEFDYCCCHACYALTDAGYETIMVNCNPETVSTDYDTSDRLYFEPLTFEHVMEIMRVEQENGTLHGVIVQFGGQTPLKLANALQEAGIPILGTTPDAIDLAEDRERFQQLVQKLGLKQPHNGIASTDEEALKIAEEIGFPLVIRPSYVLGGRAMEIVRDMAQLERYIREAVVVSGDSPVLLDSYLSGAVELDVDALCDGKDVHVAGIMQHIEEAGVHSGDSACSLPPYSLDQSIIDEVTKQTKALALALNVVGLMNIQFAVKDGAVYLIEVNPRASRTVPFVAKATDSAIASIAARIMAGEPLSNFPLRAPYPEQSAYSDTLPLGDPMTLADPNMPWFSVKEAVLPFARFPGVDTLLGPEMRSTGEVMGWDRDFPRAFLKAQMGAGTLLPRGGCAFLSIKEMDKTPEMLSAAQILIEQGFSIVATRGTATWLASQDIPCQTVNKVYEGRPDITDMMKDEAIHLVLNTTEGAQAVEDSKSIRSIALFDKIPYFTTAAGAYAAALAIKAQAEDEIGVKALQG
- a CDS encoding alpha/beta fold hydrolase; amino-acid sequence: MLTYSEYGTASADHPSLIIAHGLYGSGRNWGVIAKRLSDTRHVITPDMRNHGTSPRAASQSYPDMAGDLAEVIQKIGGPVDLVGHSMGGKTAMTLALTKPELINRLIIADIAPVAYGHTQQGMIDAMRSVDLSTLTRRSDAESQLAAAGVEPALQSFFTQSLDVPNKSWRLNLDVLEAEMEKIIGWPEEITGPFDGPTFFLSGAASDYVLPEHRQKIKTLFPQARFAKIPDAAHWLHAEKPRAFEASVRAFLDA